From Blastochloris viridis, one genomic window encodes:
- a CDS encoding division plane positioning ATPase MipZ codes for MRLEPAPVSEGIGRRRGAHVIVVGNEKGGSGKSTVAMHIAVALMKAGHRVATVDLDCRQLSLTRYTENRRALAARMGIALELSHHFTVERGGHNAIDRNEADEFTAFAAAITTLEHTHDVVVIDTPGSDSYLMRVAHAMADTLVTPLNDSFVDFDVLARIDAETFVVSAVGPYAGLVHDARRQRRLADGGTTDWVVVRNRVGQFETRNGRNLERGLQALAAGLGFRVAEGLSERVIYRELFLRGLTAFDTLDRALFGVEPNLSHFAARQEVRALVEFLKLPLAVPSRRHSVEEDDTGRPAPAKASRARRAARR; via the coding sequence ATGCGTCTGGAACCGGCGCCGGTTTCTGAAGGCATCGGACGTCGCCGCGGCGCGCACGTCATCGTGGTCGGCAACGAAAAGGGCGGCTCCGGCAAGTCGACCGTGGCGATGCACATCGCCGTGGCGCTGATGAAGGCCGGCCACCGCGTCGCCACCGTCGACCTCGACTGTCGGCAGCTCTCGCTCACCCGCTACACCGAGAACCGCCGGGCGCTGGCGGCACGGATGGGCATCGCGCTGGAGCTGTCGCACCACTTCACCGTCGAGCGCGGCGGCCACAACGCCATCGACCGTAACGAGGCCGACGAGTTCACCGCGTTCGCCGCCGCCATCACCACGCTGGAGCACACCCACGACGTGGTGGTGATCGACACCCCAGGCTCCGACAGCTACCTGATGCGGGTGGCGCACGCGATGGCCGACACCCTGGTGACGCCGCTCAACGACAGTTTTGTCGATTTCGACGTGCTGGCCCGCATCGACGCCGAGACCTTCGTGGTGTCGGCGGTCGGCCCCTACGCCGGGCTGGTGCACGATGCGCGGCGCCAGCGCCGTCTCGCCGACGGCGGCACCACCGACTGGGTGGTGGTGCGCAACCGCGTCGGCCAGTTCGAGACCCGCAATGGCCGCAATCTGGAGCGCGGCCTGCAGGCGCTGGCGGCTGGGCTCGGCTTCCGCGTCGCCGAGGGGCTGTCGGAGCGGGTGATCTATCGCGAGCTGTTCCTGCGCGGGCTGACGGCGTTCGATACCCTCGACCGCGCGCTGTTCGGCGTCGAGCCCAACCTGTCGCATTTCGCCGCGCGCCAGGAGGTGCGGGCGCTGGTCGAGTTCCTCAAGCTGCCGCTCGCGGTGCCGAGCCGGCGGCACAGCGTGGAGGAGGACGACACCGGGCGCCCGGCGCCGGCCAAGGCCAGCCGGGCCCGCCGCGCTGCTCGCCGCTGA